The sequence ATAACTAATTATTGTTAATGCATGCCCGCGTTCTTTCCAGCTTTTATATTCGGATGGGGCAGGTGTCCAAAGTTCTCCCTTTACAGAAGCAAAACTTGGAGGGCATTCAATCCCAATTACAACTGGCTTACCTTCCGCAAGACTCTTTTTAACATATTTTATAATGTTAACTGTATCTTTATAAGCGAGAAACCTGTACTCAATAATTTTATAATCATTTGCAGTTTTTCTATCTTCATCATTAACTTCCTTTTTACAGTTATATCCGAAATCAGAAAACTTTACATCACCAACATTTTTAAGAATATCCAAAGCTTCGTCAAGAGAAGTTCCGCCATAACAATCATCAGATTTTCTTATTTGATTATAAATAAACGAAGGTGAAAAAGTGTTTTTATCAATAGTTTGCTTATTCCAACCCTGCTTCATTGCTTCTAAAATTGTTCTTGCGTAATAGGAACTTGCCCAGCCGGCACAGGTTGAATATGGTCCTTGATCAGATGGTGTTGGGGTATATTGTTTTAGTGAAACTGAATTTGGTAGGTTTTCATAATCACCGCGCATCAACTTAGCTGCTCTGGGTGCGTTTTTATAAAGCGCTTCATCCAACAATAAACCCATGCCTCGGTCCTGCGCAACAATGCTTGTTAATATTAAAAGGAGAATTGGAATTGTTTTTTTCATATCATTTTTTATTAGTTAAAAAAAATATTTAGCCTTTTAAAATTCTATTAATTTAATTTTTTAATTGATCAATCCTTTTTAATAAATTTTGACGAAAAAGGAATTGTGTAAATAGGTCTTTATATTCTTGAACATTACCAGCACTTTGCAAAGCGTTTTCATAATATCTAAACGCTTCATAGTTAAGCTCTTTTTCTTCACAATATTTTGCTAATAGAATATTTTGAAGAGAATTTTTTGTAAAAGCAGTATCATCTTTCAAACTCTTCATCTCACTCAAATATACTTTTGATTTTTGCCTATTCATTATTTTGATGCAGCTTGTATCAGAACTTATTGGTTCTTCATCCTGAAGATAAATTGACCAGAAATAGCAAGTATCTTTATCAAGATTCAGATTCTTAAAATTTACTGCCAATGTTGTATCGGTAACTTTTTGCATATACACTGTAATACCGGCAGGGTTCATCAGCTTAAAAACATAAAAATTCTGATTTTCATGTTTATACCATTTGAAGGTTGTTAATGAGTCAAATACAAATGTGGACTTTGGGAAATCAACTTCTAAATAATTAGCACGCTCTCTAAAAACAGCTCCATGATCATCTGATTTTTTTTCGTTCCGCGTAGTTATTATTTCACTTATTAAAAAGTCTGAAAACTTTTTTAATACTGATGAGTTTTTTCCGGCTAAATACATTTTTAAATCATTTACTTTAAAAATGCCTGCATTTCTAAGTTCCAATGTTGCACCGGAAACATGTGCCAATCCAACATATTCATTATTCTTCAATTGAATTATATCGTCAGTAAAAAGTTTATCGCCAGTTTTAAGCTGGCTCCAGTCACCACTGCCATTTGTTTTTATTTGTACATTTTTGGTTGCGGCAACAATTTTGAAAATATACTCCTGGCAATACGAATTACTGCTAAAGATAAATACAAATTGTAATATGAATAAAAAGTATTGTAAAATTTTTTTCATAGTTTACCTGCCAATAGTTTTATGCTGGATAGATTTAATAAATTTTTCTACGTAATTATTGTAAAAATCAATTGAAGTTGGTACCAATACTATTACCACCATTATTAGTGTAAGTTGTATTTTAAAATTGAAAAAGTTGAACAGTAGAATTCCAATAAAAAGTAAAAGGCACGTTTGGACAAGAATAATCAATTTAGAAAACCCGCCGAACCAATCAAACAAATTTTGCTTTATATAAAGCATAGTAATAACATTAAGATAACAAAAAATAATAGCCAAAATAAAATTGAAAAATACCGGAATTTCATTAATATAATTTTCATTTAAAATCATAGAAATAATATTTGCATGAATAACTATACCGTACATATCTGGAAATGTTTTACCAGCGTATCTTTCATTAAGCGGAGTGAAGAAAATATCTTCAAGAGTTGGCGTGTTTAATGTAATACCTGTATAACCAAGTAAAACTATTTTGTCTTTAATAAAATGCAAATTGCTTCTTTCATTAATATCATAAGAATCTAAAAAATAGAACTTATTTATATTTCCCTTAAAGTTAATGTGTTCAATTGGATTATTTCTTTTCAGCAAATGATCGAAAGATGTTTTGTTGTAACTTTCAACAATTTTAACCGCAAAGGAATAATTTACTCTTTCCTTAAAGTACGCTTTTGGTTTGAAAGTTCTGATTGTACGAAAACTACCTTTTTTATCTTCCGGCAGATTTGCATAACCAACACTTGCATTCTGAAAGATTTTGTTCGATTCCAAAATTGATTCGTATTTACCAATTGAGGAATTATAATCTAAAAGTTTATTTATAATAACTAAGTTCTTTACAGAAGATATAGTGGCAGCTAATATGGAATCATCCGACCAATCTTTTTTTTCAATGAAAAAAGCATCTAATCCAATAACCCTGGGTTTATATTTTGCTAATTCATTTATTTGATTGGCAATTTCGGTTCTGTTAAGATTACCAATATTTACAATTACTATATGTTCATCATTATTCTGTTCCACTCGTATTTTAGAAAAAACAAGATCATAAATATCAAAATCAGTTAACGCTTTGCCCATCGGATCTAAAATTCCAAGATTGATTGGTAAAAGGGAAAAAAATCCGATAATCAAAAAAACAATTGAAGTGATTAAAAGTTTTTTAATAACCATATGAACTGTAATTATTGGATTCAGGATATTTTGTTTTACTTCTTAATTCCATTATTAATAACTTCTGGAAAAAGAATGCGTTATTATATGAATGATATAAAGGGCAATTGATAGTTGATGGATTCAAGTTCATCAATTGTCCTGAATAAAGTTTGTAAAAAAAATCCTTTAAGTCAATAGCTAAGATTGATTTTTATTGATTTGGTGAATCTACCACGGCATCCTGAAAAAATTTTCTGTTCTTGAAGGCTTTCCTTTTTTTACCTAATTTGATAACAAATGATTTAGGATAGTATGTCGATACTTTCTATAGAAAATGTTTATTTCAACTATGGTGCAAATGAGAAGGATCATTCCAAATTCTTTCTTAGTGATATAAACCTTACCTTTGAAAAAGGTGAATTTGTTTCTTTACTGGGTCCTAACGGCAGCGGCAAATCAACTCTTTTCAAGATAATCTCCGGTGTTTTAAAAACTAAAAAGGGCAGACTTGTACTTGATGGAAAGGATTATAAATTATTATCTAAAAAAAATCTTGCAAAAACAATTGGTTTTGTTCCGCAGGCATCAATATCTGTTTTTCCATTTTCAGTTTATGAAATTGTTATGATGGGCAGAACTCCTTATTTAAATTTAGTTGGTTATGAAACTGATGAAGACATAGCGATTGTTGAAAGTGCGTTAAAACTAGTGGAAATCTCCCATTTGAAAAATCAGGGTATAAACGAGGTTTCTGGCGGTGAGGCTCAATTAGCATACATTGCACGTGCGATTGTTCAGGAACCGGAAATAATTCTTCTTGATGAACCAAATGCGCATCTTGATATTAAACATCAAATTTCTATCTTCAATTTAATTAAGAAGCTTAATAAGGAAAAGAACTTAACTGTTATTTCAGTTTCGCATGATTTGAACCTTGCCGGATTTTACAGTGATAGGATTATTTTTATTAAAGATGGAAAAATATTTAAGGATGCCAGCACGAATCAAATATTAAATAAAGAAAATATTAAAAGTGTCTTTGAGGTAGAATCTTTTGTTTCCTTACATCCGGATCTAAATAAACTTAATATTACAATTAATCCATATTTGAAATAATGGCTGGCAGAAAAAAAATAGGTAAAAATAGTTCTGTAAAGAAAAAAGTGTTTCTAATATTCGAGCTCGTGCTTCTAATCGATTTGATTTTTATTTATCTGCATAAATACATTTTTAAAAATCTTCCCCTAAAAGAATTTTATTTTTGGCGGGTTGGTAATATTCTGGATTTCCTAATCTTTCTTGTACCAGCAGTAGGATTAATAATATTATATTTTCAACCAAATAAAATTGAAAAAGGAAAATACTACCTTCTTTTAACCATTCTTGTATCAATGAATTTGGCTCTTATATTTTATCTTGTCACATCAAAAGTTAAGATTAAATTTCCCTTTGATTATTTGTTTGAATATCCAATTGAAAAAGTATATGTGGCAGCTTTGTTTGTAGCTTTCGGAGTTTTATCAATTCTTTTTACAGTACTGGTTTGGTTGATAATTATTCGGGTTAAAAGATTTTTTTATTTGCAACTTGGCATTTATACTTTATTGACTGTTTTAATGCTAATAATTTTTGCGTTCATCTATAGCAGCAATTACATTAGAACAATTGATTTTTCGGAGCCAGGATATAAAAATGCAGATGTTGCAGTAGTATTAGGGGCAGCCGTTTGGTCTAAGAATAAACCAAGTACTATTCTTTCTGGAAGAATAGAAAAAGCCGGTGAATTGTATAAGAATAAAATAGTTTCCAAAATTCAAGTTACCGGTGGTAATGCACCAGGCGAGTTTAGTGAAGCCAGGGTTGCTTATAAATACTTGATCAAGGATGGCGTTGCTGCATCGGATATTTGGATGGAAGAAAACACTTCTTCAACTTCTGAACAAATTGAATTTATAAAAAAAACATTGGCTAAAGAGAAAAATCTGAAAAATATTTTAATTGTATCGGATATTTTTCACCTAAAGAGAGTATTGGAAATTTGCAAATTTTATAATGTAAACGCCAAAGGTGTTGCTACAGATTTGCAACTTAGCTGGGAAAAATTATTTTATTATAGATTTCGAGATAGTATTGCATTACTTTTGTTCTGGTTGTTTGCAATTTGATGTGCAAGTTCAAATTAAATTTAAGGAGATATTAAAATGGTTAACTTTGAAATGATGGAACAATCCGGACACGAACAAGTAATTTATTGTTCTAACAAAGAAGTTGGCTTAAGAGCGATTATTGCAATTCACGATACTACATTAGGACCTGCACTTGGCGGAACAAGAATGTGGAATTATGCAAACGCAGAAGATGCCTTGAAGGATGTATTAAGATTATCTCGCGGTATGACTTATAAAGCCGCAGTTTCCGGCTTGAACCTTGGCGGTGGCAAAGCAGTTATTATTGGTGATTCATCAACTCAAAAGAATGAATTGCTATTTAGAACTTTTGGAAAATTTGTTGATGGTCTTGGCGGAAGATATATTACTGCAGAAGATGTTGGAACTAATGTGAATGATATGGAATATGTGAAAATGGAAACGAAATACGTAACGGGAATTTCTAAAGCACTTGGTGGATCTGGGGATCCTTCGCCAGTTACCGCCTACGGAGTTTATGTTGGTATGAAAGCCTGTGCACACGCAAAATGGGGATCAGATTCACTACGTGGAAGGAAAGTAGCAGTGCAGGGCGCTGGACATGTAGCTCGATACCTTTGCGAGCATCTTTATAACGAAGGAGCCGAGATTTATGTAACTGATATTAAAGAACTAAAAATTAAAAGAGTATTGGAAACTATAAAAGCATATGTTGTAAAACCAGATGAAATTTATGATGTGGAAGCTGATATTTTTACTCCAGCTGCTTTGGGTGGAATATTGAATGACAATACAATTCCAAGACTAAAAGTACAAATAGTTGCCGGCGGAGCAAATAATCAGCTGGAAGATGAAAATATTCACGGGCATAAGTTAATGGAAAAGGGAATTCTTTATGCTCCGGACTATGTTATTAATGCTGGTGGGTTAATAAACGTTGCTAATGAACTTGAAGGTTACAGGCAGGATAGAGCAATGAAGCAAGCGGAAGGCATTTACGATATTCTCACAAAGGTGATTGATACTTCAAAGAAAGAAAATATTCCAACTCACTTTGCTTCCAACAAAATTGCTGAAGAACGCGTTAGACAGATTGGTAAGATCAGGAAAATTTATTCTGGAACTTCAAATTTTTCCGGAAGACATTAGTTAGAATGGAACTCTTAAATTTTTATAAATGAATAAGCCTGGTTCCCAAATTTGGATGATAGGATTTTTTTACAATGCACTTAATTAAATTGTTCTTAATTTTACATTAGAAATACAATGACAAAAAAAACCAACCGAAGAGAATTACGAGAAAAAGTTCTTCAGATTTTGTATGCTTTTGAGATGAACAGCGAAGGATTAGTTTCTTTAACTGAAGGAATGCTTTCTGATGTTGAAGAAAAAAGTGATAAAGATTTTTGTCGCCTCCTTATTGATAATGTCCTTGCCCACCATAAAGCATTAGACAAACGTATCAGTGAACGTGTAGATAACTGGGAGATGAATCGAATTGCCTTGATCGATAAAATACTTCTAAGAATGTGCATTGCGGAAATATTATTTTTCCCGGATATCCCACCTAAAGTTTCCATAAACGAGGTTATTGAAATCTCTAAAAATTTCAGCACACCAAACAGCGGAAAATTTATTAATGGAATTCTTGATTCAATCCTTGCTGAATTAAAAGCAAGCGGTAATTTGAGCAAAACTGGCAGGGGATTGGTTGATGAATCCATAAGGAAAAATACTGAGACTGATTAATGAAAAATCGCTGGAAGATTTTTGTATGGACTTTATACGATTTTGCTAATACATCCTTTTCAATTGTTGTTGTAACGGCAATCTTTGCCGTCTATTTTAAGAAAACAATTTCTGGTGGTGAGGCTATAGGTGATTTTTATTGGAGCCTTGCCACAAGCATCTCAATGATTATTACTGCTATTATTTCTCCAATTTTGGGTGCCATTGCTGATCACTCCGCTGGAAAAAAAAGATTCCTTTTATTTTTTACAATTCTCTGTATTGTAGGCACAGCGTCATTATACTTTACCGGATCTGGTGCAATTTTTTTGGCGATGATAATTTTTATACTTTCCAATGTTGGTTTTGAAGCTGCACTTGTTTTTTATGATTCATTCTTACCAGAATTAACAGAGCCAAAAAATTATGGAAGAGTTAGCGGATATGGTTTTGCGATGGGTTATCTTGGTTCATTTGCCACGCTTGCTATTGCTTTACCATTTGTAAAAAATGATATGGTAAAGGAAACTTTTCCGTTGGCAGCTCTTTTCTTTTTAATTTTTGCCATTCCAATTTTTATATTCTTAAAGGATAACCGGAAAAATGTTGTTATAGAAGAATCTTATTTTAAAATTGGCTTTAATCGCGTTTATAATACAATAACCCACTTAAAAAATTATAAAAACCTTACCACATTTCTTCTGGCATTTTTCTTTTATATAGAAGGAGTAAACACAGTTATTTTTTTTGCAGGAAATTATGCAAGCACTACAATTGGTTTTTCTGCAACTGAAGTATTAATATTCTTCCTTACAGTACAATCAACCGCAATTATTGGCTCAATATTATTTGGAATTGTGTCAGATTCAATCGGGCAGAAAAAGACAATTATAATTTCTTTGTTCCTGTGGCTTGGAACAATTATTTATGCTTTCTTTGTTAAAGATAAGACCAATTTTTACATCGTTGGATTATTAGCTGGCAGCGTTATGGGGGCAACACAATCTACTAGTCGTAGTTTAATGAGTAAATTAACACCAGAAGATAAAAAAACAGAGTTCTTTGGTTTTTATTCCTTTTTTGGAAAAAGTTCGGCAGTGTTAGGTCCACTCGTATTTGGATTAGTTAGTTATATAACTAACAGTCAAAGAGTGGCAATTCTATCGATGACATTCTTTTTTATTGTGGGAATAATTCTTCTTACTAAAGTAAAAGACCCTAAAACTTTACTGAACTAAACGCAAAAATCTTAATTTGACTTTAGCCGGTAAGCTCTCATTTTTGCTTTCTAAAATTAAAGCGCACCAAAAAATAAACTACTAAAACAGAGATGATGAAAATTGAAATGCCCCAAATTATTGCTGGCACACCGGTCAAATCAGCTAATATTTGAGCATCTGTTCTTCTGTACTCTGAAGTAATCAAATCATCTTTGATATCAATTATAGTGTAAAGACAACTTATTGTACCAAGAATTTTAAATAGATATGAATGGACAATATTTGGCAAAATCCGTGGAGAGAAAAAGAGAATTATCGAGAAGCCAATTGTAAATAGAATTCCAAAGGGACTTTTTATTAATGTTATACAAGCTATTAAAAATATTAAAGAAAGTACGGTGCAAAAGTATTTACTAAATTTGTATTTATTTGATGAAATAAATAATAACCCGCCTAACAGTAAACTACCAAGGTAGCCGGCACTGGCAATCAAATAAGGATTGCCACCTTTAACTAAGCAT is a genomic window of Ignavibacteriales bacterium containing:
- a CDS encoding Glu/Leu/Phe/Val dehydrogenase gives rise to the protein MVNFEMMEQSGHEQVIYCSNKEVGLRAIIAIHDTTLGPALGGTRMWNYANAEDALKDVLRLSRGMTYKAAVSGLNLGGGKAVIIGDSSTQKNELLFRTFGKFVDGLGGRYITAEDVGTNVNDMEYVKMETKYVTGISKALGGSGDPSPVTAYGVYVGMKACAHAKWGSDSLRGRKVAVQGAGHVARYLCEHLYNEGAEIYVTDIKELKIKRVLETIKAYVVKPDEIYDVEADIFTPAALGGILNDNTIPRLKVQIVAGGANNQLEDENIHGHKLMEKGILYAPDYVINAGGLINVANELEGYRQDRAMKQAEGIYDILTKVIDTSKKENIPTHFASNKIAEERVRQIGKIRKIYSGTSNFSGRH
- a CDS encoding CHASE2 domain-containing protein, whose translation is MVIKKLLITSIVFLIIGFFSLLPINLGILDPMGKALTDFDIYDLVFSKIRVEQNNDEHIVIVNIGNLNRTEIANQINELAKYKPRVIGLDAFFIEKKDWSDDSILAATISSVKNLVIINKLLDYNSSIGKYESILESNKIFQNASVGYANLPEDKKGSFRTIRTFKPKAYFKERVNYSFAVKIVESYNKTSFDHLLKRNNPIEHINFKGNINKFYFLDSYDINERSNLHFIKDKIVLLGYTGITLNTPTLEDIFFTPLNERYAGKTFPDMYGIVIHANIISMILNENYINEIPVFFNFILAIIFCYLNVITMLYIKQNLFDWFGGFSKLIILVQTCLLLFIGILLFNFFNFKIQLTLIMVVIVLVPTSIDFYNNYVEKFIKSIQHKTIGR
- a CDS encoding M50 family metallopeptidase — its product is MKLSSKGKTIIEVTVLLIAVTITYLFWNSFFIYPVKLFVVLLHELSHCIFALVSGGSVTEIKIDYQVGGECLVKGGNPYLIASAGYLGSLLLGGLLFISSNKYKFSKYFCTVLSLIFLIACITLIKSPFGILFTIGFSIILFFSPRILPNIVHSYLFKILGTISCLYTIIDIKDDLITSEYRRTDAQILADLTGVPAIIWGISIFIISVLVVYFLVRFNFRKQK
- a CDS encoding C1 family peptidase, which encodes MKKTIPILLLILTSIVAQDRGMGLLLDEALYKNAPRAAKLMRGDYENLPNSVSLKQYTPTPSDQGPYSTCAGWASSYYARTILEAMKQGWNKQTIDKNTFSPSFIYNQIRKSDDCYGGTSLDEALDILKNVGDVKFSDFGYNCKKEVNDEDRKTANDYKIIEYRFLAYKDTVNIIKYVKKSLAEGKPVVIGIECPPSFASVKGELWTPAPSEYKSWKERGHALTIISYDNNKFGGALEIINSWGKNWGNNGYAWMKYSDFKIFYMLAYEVIDKRNIDSNAVDLSGSLQFMESNGKEMKSKFNGQYFVMEEPYYSGSLFELRITNNEPAYVYAFSSDLTYKTYKIFPNAERVLAYLPYRQNNVAIPDEDTWNLLDTTRGKTYYCFLYSKESLEIENILKRIENEKGLFWERLNKVLKSSFVDVGNIEFKYDREIKFSARSKGKTVVPVLVEIEHL
- the nusB gene encoding transcription antitermination factor NusB; its protein translation is MTKKTNRRELREKVLQILYAFEMNSEGLVSLTEGMLSDVEEKSDKDFCRLLIDNVLAHHKALDKRISERVDNWEMNRIALIDKILLRMCIAEILFFPDIPPKVSINEVIEISKNFSTPNSGKFINGILDSILAELKASGNLSKTGRGLVDESIRKNTETD
- a CDS encoding ABC transporter ATP-binding protein, producing the protein MSILSIENVYFNYGANEKDHSKFFLSDINLTFEKGEFVSLLGPNGSGKSTLFKIISGVLKTKKGRLVLDGKDYKLLSKKNLAKTIGFVPQASISVFPFSVYEIVMMGRTPYLNLVGYETDEDIAIVESALKLVEISHLKNQGINEVSGGEAQLAYIARAIVQEPEIILLDEPNAHLDIKHQISIFNLIKKLNKEKNLTVISVSHDLNLAGFYSDRIIFIKDGKIFKDASTNQILNKENIKSVFEVESFVSLHPDLNKLNITINPYLK
- a CDS encoding YdcF family protein, with translation MAGRKKIGKNSSVKKKVFLIFELVLLIDLIFIYLHKYIFKNLPLKEFYFWRVGNILDFLIFLVPAVGLIILYFQPNKIEKGKYYLLLTILVSMNLALIFYLVTSKVKIKFPFDYLFEYPIEKVYVAALFVAFGVLSILFTVLVWLIIIRVKRFFYLQLGIYTLLTVLMLIIFAFIYSSNYIRTIDFSEPGYKNADVAVVLGAAVWSKNKPSTILSGRIEKAGELYKNKIVSKIQVTGGNAPGEFSEARVAYKYLIKDGVAASDIWMEENTSSTSEQIEFIKKTLAKEKNLKNILIVSDIFHLKRVLEICKFYNVNAKGVATDLQLSWEKLFYYRFRDSIALLLFWLFAI
- a CDS encoding MFS transporter, coding for MKNRWKIFVWTLYDFANTSFSIVVVTAIFAVYFKKTISGGEAIGDFYWSLATSISMIITAIISPILGAIADHSAGKKRFLLFFTILCIVGTASLYFTGSGAIFLAMIIFILSNVGFEAALVFYDSFLPELTEPKNYGRVSGYGFAMGYLGSFATLAIALPFVKNDMVKETFPLAALFFLIFAIPIFIFLKDNRKNVVIEESYFKIGFNRVYNTITHLKNYKNLTTFLLAFFFYIEGVNTVIFFAGNYASTTIGFSATEVLIFFLTVQSTAIIGSILFGIVSDSIGQKKTIIISLFLWLGTIIYAFFVKDKTNFYIVGLLAGSVMGATQSTSRSLMSKLTPEDKKTEFFGFYSFFGKSSAVLGPLVFGLVSYITNSQRVAILSMTFFFIVGIILLTKVKDPKTLLN